A genomic window from Synergistes jonesii includes:
- a CDS encoding potassium/proton antiporter — protein MENANVLIVFVSAILLFCIAFSRLITKAGIPVLVFFIFAGMIMGSEGAGGIYFDNASAASSIGNFALCYIIFAGGMATSWKSAREVLLPGALLSTAGVMITAILVGVAAHFLLGLTLMQGLLLGSVVSCTDAASVFSILRSNNMNLKAPLAPLLELESSSNDPAAYMLTITIISLMKSDGGGFFGYALMFVMQLAVGAGLGFAFGFAGALLINRIRLNSDGLYPVVAATIASFVFAAVQLMRGNGLLGVYIAAMVMGNVKLVHKTSLVRFFDGFSWLMQILVFVTLGLLVFPSQLRAVWLPALVMSAALMFLIRPAAVFITLSGFKYPLKAKLFVSWVGLRGASSIVFATYALTEGIQNADTIFNMVFFISLTSVIIQGSMLTPVASMLGQLDKEDKTLVSRSFTDYEEDIQGTLYELRVVRGSKAVGMAVSDMKFPESVRIMLIKRGESTIAPTGKTLIKEGDTLMVTTGKTEALLALKERLALV, from the coding sequence TTGGAGAACGCAAACGTCCTTATAGTTTTTGTTTCCGCGATACTGCTCTTCTGCATCGCCTTCAGCCGTCTTATCACTAAGGCCGGCATCCCCGTCCTCGTCTTTTTCATTTTTGCCGGCATGATAATGGGCTCAGAGGGCGCTGGCGGAATTTATTTCGACAACGCCAGCGCAGCGAGCTCGATAGGGAATTTCGCGCTCTGCTATATCATTTTTGCCGGAGGCATGGCGACGAGTTGGAAGTCGGCGAGAGAGGTGTTGCTGCCTGGCGCGCTGCTCTCGACGGCCGGCGTGATGATAACGGCCATTCTCGTCGGCGTTGCGGCACATTTCCTTCTCGGGCTCACTCTTATGCAAGGGCTTTTGCTGGGCTCCGTCGTTTCCTGCACGGACGCGGCCTCGGTCTTTTCCATACTGCGCTCCAACAACATGAACCTAAAAGCGCCGCTTGCGCCGCTGCTCGAGCTTGAGAGCAGCAGCAACGACCCCGCGGCCTACATGCTGACGATAACGATAATCAGCCTTATGAAGTCCGACGGCGGCGGCTTTTTTGGATACGCGCTGATGTTCGTGATGCAACTCGCTGTAGGCGCCGGGCTCGGCTTCGCCTTCGGCTTTGCCGGAGCGCTGCTTATAAACCGCATCAGGCTCAACAGCGACGGCCTTTATCCCGTCGTCGCGGCGACGATCGCCTCGTTCGTCTTCGCGGCGGTGCAGCTTATGCGCGGCAACGGGCTGCTCGGCGTCTACATCGCGGCGATGGTCATGGGAAACGTCAAGCTCGTCCATAAGACGTCGCTTGTGCGCTTCTTCGACGGCTTTTCGTGGCTGATGCAGATACTCGTGTTCGTGACGCTCGGCCTTCTCGTATTTCCCTCGCAGCTGCGCGCGGTCTGGCTGCCGGCGCTTGTCATGTCCGCCGCGCTGATGTTCCTGATCCGCCCGGCGGCGGTCTTCATAACGCTCTCCGGCTTCAAATATCCGCTGAAGGCGAAACTCTTCGTCTCGTGGGTCGGGCTGCGCGGGGCGTCGTCGATAGTATTTGCGACCTACGCTCTGACGGAGGGGATTCAGAACGCGGACACGATCTTCAACATGGTCTTTTTCATCTCCCTGACCTCGGTCATCATACAGGGCTCGATGCTGACGCCCGTCGCGTCGATGCTCGGACAGCTCGACAAGGAGGACAAGACCCTCGTCTCGCGCAGCTTTACCGACTACGAGGAGGATATACAGGGCACTCTCTACGAGCTGCGCGTGGTAAGGGGCTCGAAAGCGGTAGGGATGGCGGTCAGCGATATGAAATTCCCCGAGAGCGTGCGCATAATGCTTATAAAGCGCGGCGAGAGCACTATAGCGCCGACGGGAAAGACGCTGATCAAAGAGGGGGACACGCTTATGGTCACAACCGGGAAGACCGAAGCGCTGCTCGCGCTGAAGGAGCGCCTCGCGCTGGTTTAG
- a CDS encoding FAD-binding oxidoreductase produces MTDLFSYNKITAEIAEEIRKKIGANNVSTDEEKLESYSHDEVPQSNYGRKYIAELLVFPESTQHVSEIMKIAHDERIPVTPRGAGTGLSSGALPVFGGIVMSFEKMNRIIELDEDNLTITVEPGVVTAEISRMASRHDLLYAGDPCSGDASFIGGNIAENAGGNKVIKYGATGAQLLALEAVLADGSVTWFGGKRRKDVTGLDFVHLMAGSEGILAVITKAVLKLLPLPRHSVDLLAAFPDARSAINFVPRIVTEGGLIPASVEFMDDKALKLVEKYLNASVPAGDAGAALIIQLEGNDEERLEEQFEAIGKLSQRHGAYEVYVADTRSTKERIWQARKGVPEALSAFYSRYTKEDLVVPTASVPKLLEMLRGETEPYGLEYITYGHAGDGNMHCTIVCPECDNWHDRLHAAQQRIYAKLIKMGGTLSGEHGIGYKRRGYMKFFLDDAQIELIKRVKLAFDPQNILNPGKLVDWGK; encoded by the coding sequence ATGACCGATCTCTTTTCATACAATAAAATAACCGCGGAAATCGCGGAGGAAATAAGAAAAAAAATAGGCGCAAACAACGTCAGCACCGACGAAGAAAAGCTTGAAAGCTATTCTCACGACGAAGTGCCGCAGAGCAACTACGGCAGAAAATATATAGCCGAGCTCCTCGTATTCCCGGAAAGCACGCAGCACGTCTCGGAAATCATGAAAATAGCGCACGACGAAAGGATACCGGTGACGCCGCGCGGCGCCGGAACGGGGCTGTCGAGCGGAGCTCTTCCCGTTTTCGGCGGCATCGTGATGAGCTTCGAGAAGATGAACCGCATAATAGAGCTCGACGAGGACAACCTTACGATAACCGTCGAGCCCGGCGTCGTCACCGCCGAGATAAGCAGGATGGCCTCACGTCACGATCTGCTGTACGCCGGGGACCCGTGCAGCGGCGACGCCTCCTTCATCGGGGGCAACATCGCGGAAAACGCCGGCGGCAACAAGGTGATAAAATACGGAGCGACAGGGGCTCAGCTGCTCGCGCTGGAAGCAGTACTCGCGGACGGCAGCGTGACGTGGTTCGGCGGCAAAAGGCGCAAGGACGTCACGGGGCTGGACTTCGTGCACCTTATGGCCGGCTCCGAAGGGATACTCGCCGTGATAACCAAAGCTGTGCTGAAGCTCCTGCCTCTGCCGCGCCATTCGGTCGACCTTCTTGCGGCCTTCCCCGACGCGCGGAGCGCTATAAATTTCGTCCCGCGCATCGTGACCGAGGGCGGATTGATACCGGCGTCCGTTGAATTCATGGACGACAAGGCGCTGAAGCTCGTTGAAAAATATCTGAACGCCAGCGTGCCGGCGGGAGACGCCGGCGCGGCTCTGATAATCCAGCTCGAGGGCAACGACGAGGAGCGCCTCGAAGAGCAGTTCGAAGCGATAGGCAAACTGTCGCAGAGGCACGGCGCCTACGAGGTCTACGTCGCCGACACGCGCAGCACGAAGGAGCGCATCTGGCAGGCGCGCAAAGGCGTGCCTGAGGCCCTCTCCGCCTTCTACAGCCGCTACACGAAGGAGGACCTCGTCGTCCCGACCGCCTCGGTGCCGAAGCTGCTGGAAATGTTGCGCGGCGAAACCGAACCCTACGGCCTTGAATATATAACCTACGGGCACGCCGGCGACGGAAACATGCACTGCACGATAGTCTGCCCCGAATGCGACAACTGGCACGACCGCCTGCACGCCGCGCAGCAGCGCATCTATGCGAAGCTGATAAAGATGGGCGGCACCTTATCAGGGGAGCACGGCATAGGCTACAAGCGCAGGGGCTATATGAAATTCTTCCTTGACGACGCGCAGATAGAGCTCATAAAAAGGGTGAAGCTCGCCTTCGACCCGCAGAACATTTTAAACCCCGGCAAGCTCGTAGATTGGGGGAAATGA